The nucleotide sequence GTTGCGCAGCGCGGCGACCGCCTTCATCGCGGGGGAGTCCTCCTGGCGCGAGGCGAACCGGGCGAACAGCGCCGCCGAGATCACCGGCATCGGCACCGAGTTGGCGATGGCCTCCTCGACCGTCCAGCGGCCCTCGCCGGAGTCGTTCACATAGCCCTTGATGTCGTCCAGGTTCGGGTCGGTCTCGAGGGCCTTGACCAGCAGGTCGAGCAGCCACGATCGCACCACGGTGCCGCGGGTCCAGGCCTGGAAGCAGCCGTGCACGTCGGTGACGATGTCCTTGGCGGCCAACAGTTCATAGCCCTCGGCGTAGGCCTGCATCAGGCCGTACTCGATGCCGTTGTGCACCATCTTCGCGTAGTGGCCGGCGCCGACCGCCCCGGCGTGCACGAAACCCTCCTCGCGCGGGCCCTCGGGGCGCAGCGCGTCGAAGACCGGCATCGCCCGCTCGACCAGCGTGGCGTCCCCACCGACCATCAGGCCGTAGCCGTTGTCCAGTCCCCAGACCCCGCCGGAGACTCCACAGTCGAGGTAGCCGATGCCGCGCTCGGCCAGCGAGGCCGCGTTGACCGTGTCGTCGGTGAAGCGGGAGTTGCCGCCCTCGATGACCAGATCGCCCTCGGCGAGGTGCTGCTTCAGTGCGGCCACGGTGTCGGTGGTGGGCGTGCCGTGCGGGACCATGATCCACACGATCCGGGGCGCCGGCAGCGCGGCGACCAGGGCCTCGATCGAGTCGACGTCCCGCACCTCGGGGTTGAAATCAAAGCCGGTGACCTCGAGTCCCGCGCGACGCAGCCGGGTGCGCATGTTGCCACCCATCTTGCCCAGACCGACCAGACCGATGTGCACGCTGGAGCCCCTCTTCATCGACTTCTGCTGTCAACTTCGCTGTGAGTTCCGACCCGGACGACGCGTCGCGGCTCGAGTGGAATCGTGTGCTGCCGATGGTGCCGGGTCGGGGTGGCTCGAGGGTGCTCGCCGCGCCTCAGCTGTTCAGCCGGACCGGCAGCACGAGATAGCGGAAGCTCACGTCGTGCTCACCGGCGGCCGAGATGACCACCGGTTTGGTGGGCTGGGTGAACGTCAACCGGGTGGCGTCCCCGACCACGCCGGACAGGCCCTCGAGCAGGTACTGCGGGTTGAACGCGAGCACGACCTCATCGCCGGACAGCTCGGCCTCGACGGCCTCGGAGGCCTGGGCGTCCTCGCCCTGACCCGCCTCGAGCACGATGGCGCCGTCCCCGAACCGCAGCCGGACGGCGGCGTGGCGGCCCGCGACCAGCGAGACCCGTCGGGCGGCCTCGGCCAAGGCGGAGGTGGAGACCTCGGCCGAGCCGAGGTGCTCGCTGGGGAACAGGCCGAGCACCTGGGGGTACTCGCCGTCCATGAGCAGCGAGGTGGTGCGGCGTCCGCCGGCCTCGAAACCGATCAGCTCGCCGGCGCCGTCCGCGGGCAGGGCGAGGGTGACGTCGCCGATGGCACCGAGCGCCTTGGAGACCTCGGACAGCGTGCGGGCGCGCACCAACGCCGTCGCCTGGACACCGGGGGTGGCCGGGCGCCAGGGCAGGGTGCGCACGGCCAGGCGGTAGCGGTCGGTCGCCATCAGGGTGAGCTTCTCGCCGTCGATGACGGCCTGGATGCCGGTCAGCACCGGGCGGGTGTCATCGCGGCTGGCGGCGACTGTGACCTGGGCGACGGCCTGGGTGAGGTCGTGGCCGCCGACCACGCCGGCGGCCTCCGGCATGGTGGGCAGGCTCGGGTAGTCGTCGACCGGCATGGTCAGCAAGGTGAACCGGCTGGCGCCGCAGGTGAGCTCGACCCGGGAACCGTCGGTGGCGACGTCCACCGGCCAGTTCGGCAGCGAGCGCGAGATGTCGGCGAGCAGTCGGCCCGAGACCAGCACGGTGCCGGGATCGGCCACGTCCGCAGCGACCTCGATGCGAGCCGAGACCTCGTAGTCGAAGCTGCTCAGCCTCAGCACGCCATCAGCGGACGCCTCGAGCAGCAGACCGGCCAGCACCGGCACGGGCGGGTTGGTCGGCAGCGCACGGGCCACCCAGGTGACTGCCTCGGCCAGGACATCACGCTCGACCCGGAACTTCACGACCTCCGCCTTTCTGCGCCGCTGCGACGGGCCGATCCCTGATCCGGCGCCGGATGGCCGGTGCCAGGGGATGACGTCGTCCGCACGGATGACTGCTCGACGTGCCGGTGCCTCGGGGAAGTGGGCCGGGGGCTGATGCTGCTGCAGCGGTCCGGAGGCCGGCTCGGCACGACAGTACGCGAGTCGGCTCGACCAGGTGAAGCCGAGCCGGAAGGACAGGACATCCGGGGGAGGGCGGTTGTCCTCGGAGTAGGTGTGACCGTCCGGGGGCGCACCGGATCTCGCACGGATCCGGCACGGGATCTCGAACGGGGTCTCACGGGATCACGGAGCGGTCCATGTGGGCGGGCGATTCATCAAGTCATCTCTCTCTCGGGTTTGTCATAGGGGGTGTGGGCCCTGTGGGTAACCCGGTATCGGCGCAGGTCAGACGGAAGATGAGGGTGTCGACCGACGGTGGATGGCCACGTCTCGGCGGTGGATTGCGGCTCGAGAACTCCATCTCCTGCCCAACGGGCCGTCGGGGTGTGCACACCGTTCGGACGCGGGCCCACACCCGAACCCTGGTCGTCCCCGCGGCGTCCACAGTCTGTCCACCGGGTGCGCGGAGGGTCCGCACGCCGGATCGGGACGGGTGCGATGTACGGACAGTTATCGGTCGACCGCAAACTATCCACAGGGTTGTCCCCAAACTGTGCATGAAACGATGTCTCGGTCCTTCCGGACACATGGTGTTATGAACGGTGACCATATGTGCTCGAGTGCGGCGAAAAGCCATGTATCAGGGCGTTGCGCCACCCCGTTCGGGCGTGAGGGACCACACAGTGCATCCAGGTTGCGACGGCAGCGCCCGGCTGCATGACGTCGAAAGGACAGGAATCAGTGTCGTCGACCGCCGGGACACCGAGCGGCGACCTGTGGACAACTCGGGTTGAGCTGTTACCCAGGGTTGTCAGGAGCGCGAGGACTGCCGGATCCGGTTGGTGAGCTCGGTGACCTCGGTGTAGGTCTTGCGCCGCTCAGCCATCAGATGACGGATCTTGCGGTCGGCGTGGATCACCGTGGTGTGGTCGCGCCCACCGAAGTGCTGACCGATCTTGGGCAGCGACAGGTCGGTGAGTTCCCGGCACAGGTACATCGCAATCTGGCGGGCATTGACGAGCACGCGCGAGCGTGAGGAGCCGCAGAGGTCCTCGATGGTCAGCTCGAAGTAGGCGGCCGTCTGGGCCATGATCGTCGCTGCGGTGATCACGGGGGTGTCGTCCGCGGGGATCAGGTCCTTCAGGACGATCTCGGCCAGTGCCAGGTCGACCTGCTGCCGGTTGAGGCTGGCGAACGCCGTCACGCGGATCAGGGCGCCCTCGAGCTCGCGGATGTTCGTCGAGATCTTGCTCGCGATGTACTCCAGGACGTCGTCACGCACCTCGAGGCGCTCGCCGATCGCCTTCTTGCGCAGGATGGCTATCCGGGTTTCGGGCTCCGGGGGCTGCACGTCGGTGATCAGGCCCCACTCGAACCGGGACCGCATCCGCTCCTCGAAACCGGCCAACTGCTTGGGCGGCAGGTCCGAGGTGATCACGACCTGCTTGTTCGCGTTGTGCAAGGTGTTGAACGTGTGGAAGAACTCCTCCTGCGTCTGCACCTTGCCCTGCAGGAACTGGATGTCGTCGATCAGCAGCACGTCGACGTCGCGGTAGCGGCGCTGGAACGAACTCGCCTTGTCGTCGCGGATGCTGTTGATGAAGTCGTTGGTGAACTCCTCCGAGTTCACGTACCGCACCCGGACGCCGGGGTAGAGGTTTGTGGCGTAGTGCCCGATGGCGTGCAACAGGTGGGTCTTGCCCAGACCGGACTCGCCGTAGACGAACAACGGGTTGTAGGCCTTGGCCGGTGCCTCGGCCACGGCGACCGCCGCCGCATGGGCGAACCGGTTGCTCGCGCCGGGCACGAAGTTCTCGAAGGTGTACTTCGGGTTGAGCCGGCTCGGCTCGCCCGGGAGGACGCGTGCCGCGCTGCGTCCGGTGCTGGTGCGCAGCAGATCGGGCCGGGTGCCGTCGTAGGTGGGGACGACGTCCGGCACGTCGGAGCGGCCGTTCTCGACGCTGCGGGAGTCGGTCGTCGGGGCGGTGCGTGCGCCGGCGTCCCTGACGTCGATGACCTCGGCGTGGTGCACCGAGCGCTCGTCGTCCTCGTCATCGCCGGCCTGTTCGGACAGCGAGCTGTCGACCGTCACCGCGAGACGGACCGGATGCCCCAGTTCGGTGGCCAGAGCGCCGGTGATGGCGTCGCGCATCCGATGCTCGAGCACTTCCTTGGTGAGCTCATTGGGTGCCGCGAGCAGCGCGGTGCCGTCCAAGAGACCGACCGGGCGGGTGAGCCGGACGAAGGCGCGCTGCTGGGAGCTGACGCCGAGGGAGTCGAGGGTGGCCAAGGCGCGACGCCATACGGACGGGAAATCGGCTCCGCTCGTCACGCTGGCACCCTCCTGGCTCGGGGACGGCCACAGCAGTCCACACAGTTGTCCACAGCCTGTGCACGAGAGTTGGCCGTCCGTTGCCAAGCGGGCGGAGCGACTCCCCCAGGTTGCGTCCTCCGGCGGGCCGCCGGGGAATCGGAGCCTACGTCCGAGTCCTCAGGGGGTCGCACCCAGTCGCTCCGTTGTCTGTTCTTTTTCGAACTCCAACGGCGTGTCGGGGACTTCCCTCGGCCAGCACCACAGGACCATAGCCTGTTGGCCATCCTCCCGGTGGCCGGACGCGAATCATACTCTCAGTTGTTATCGGCTACCGTGGGTGATCGTAGCTGGCTCTGGGTGTCATCGACTGGAAACGCTTGCCAGACCATCGGACGCCGCCGAGGTCGAGTCAGAGTCGAGTCTGGATCGAGTGGTCGGTGCCGAGTACGTGCCCGGTCGTGTCCGGGCTGCTCGCAGCGCGATCGCCCCGAATTGACCCTGCTGCGTCGGGCACCGTACCGTGGGGAAGCTCGAGGACAACGGTCTTGGACAACGGTCCCGGACAGGTGCTCCTCCTTGGCGTCAGTCGCTCATCCGGCGGCGATTTACAGCATCCGCATCTTGGCGGTCGTACGAGCGTGGAGTTACTCCTGTGAGCAAGCGGACCTTCCAGCCGAACAATCGGCGCCGGGCCAAGACCCACGGCTTCCGGCTGCGCATGCGCACCCGCGCCGGCCGCGCCATCCTCGCTGCCCGTCGCCGCAAGGGCCGCGCCGAGCTCTCCGCCTGAAGCACGACAGGCACCTCGTCGTGCTACCCGCCGGCCATCGCATGCGTCGACCGTCGGAGTTCTCGGGCGCCATGCGGTCCGGTCATCGGGCGGGTCGACGCACCCTCGTCGTCCACATGTGCTGTCCACAGCCTGGTGACGGCGGGCTCACGGCTGCCTCGAAGCCGCTCATCCCGGCGCACGTCGGTTTCATCGTGTCTCGGGCGGTCGGAGGTGCTGTCGTTCGGAATCGCGTGAAGCGGCGGTTGCGGGCCCAGGTGGAGGCACGACTGGGTCGGTTGGATGACGGCTGCCTGGTGGTGGTGCGGGCACTGCCGGCCG is from Kineosporiaceae bacterium and encodes:
- the rnpA gene encoding ribonuclease P protein component: MLPAGHRMRRPSEFSGAMRSGHRAGRRTLVVHMCCPQPGDGGLTAASKPLIPAHVGFIVSRAVGGAVVRNRVKRRLRAQVEARLGRLDDGCLVVVRALPAAASATSDELAHDLAGALDAVTRRIGRATGSRTSPLMTPSTEATP
- the rpmH gene encoding 50S ribosomal protein L34; this encodes MSKRTFQPNNRRRAKTHGFRLRMRTRAGRAILAARRRKGRAELSA
- the dnaN gene encoding DNA polymerase III subunit beta; translation: MKFRVERDVLAEAVTWVARALPTNPPVPVLAGLLLEASADGVLRLSSFDYEVSARIEVAADVADPGTVLVSGRLLADISRSLPNWPVDVATDGSRVELTCGASRFTLLTMPVDDYPSLPTMPEAAGVVGGHDLTQAVAQVTVAASRDDTRPVLTGIQAVIDGEKLTLMATDRYRLAVRTLPWRPATPGVQATALVRARTLSEVSKALGAIGDVTLALPADGAGELIGFEAGGRRTTSLLMDGEYPQVLGLFPSEHLGSAEVSTSALAEAARRVSLVAGRHAAVRLRFGDGAIVLEAGQGEDAQASEAVEAELSGDEVVLAFNPQYLLEGLSGVVGDATRLTFTQPTKPVVISAAGEHDVSFRYLVLPVRLNS
- the gnd gene encoding decarboxylating 6-phosphogluconate dehydrogenase, encoding MHIGLVGLGKMGGNMRTRLRRAGLEVTGFDFNPEVRDVDSIEALVAALPAPRIVWIMVPHGTPTTDTVAALKQHLAEGDLVIEGGNSRFTDDTVNAASLAERGIGYLDCGVSGGVWGLDNGYGLMVGGDATLVERAMPVFDALRPEGPREEGFVHAGAVGAGHYAKMVHNGIEYGLMQAYAEGYELLAAKDIVTDVHGCFQAWTRGTVVRSWLLDLLVKALETDPNLDDIKGYVNDSGEGRWTVEEAIANSVPMPVISAALFARFASRQEDSPAMKAVAALRNQFGGHAVTTAGPTSGAGAVQKTE
- the dnaA gene encoding chromosomal replication initiator protein DnaA, translated to MTSGADFPSVWRRALATLDSLGVSSQQRAFVRLTRPVGLLDGTALLAAPNELTKEVLEHRMRDAITGALATELGHPVRLAVTVDSSLSEQAGDDEDDERSVHHAEVIDVRDAGARTAPTTDSRSVENGRSDVPDVVPTYDGTRPDLLRTSTGRSAARVLPGEPSRLNPKYTFENFVPGASNRFAHAAAVAVAEAPAKAYNPLFVYGESGLGKTHLLHAIGHYATNLYPGVRVRYVNSEEFTNDFINSIRDDKASSFQRRYRDVDVLLIDDIQFLQGKVQTQEEFFHTFNTLHNANKQVVITSDLPPKQLAGFEERMRSRFEWGLITDVQPPEPETRIAILRKKAIGERLEVRDDVLEYIASKISTNIRELEGALIRVTAFASLNRQQVDLALAEIVLKDLIPADDTPVITAATIMAQTAAYFELTIEDLCGSSRSRVLVNARQIAMYLCRELTDLSLPKIGQHFGGRDHTTVIHADRKIRHLMAERRKTYTEVTELTNRIRQSSRS